A single genomic interval of Streptomyces sp. BA2 harbors:
- a CDS encoding AraC family ligand binding domain-containing protein, with the protein MAGSAEQARHWRYAELPGVDLLRAHYINKTFVRHTHEHFVIAAIAEGVDVFHHGGADQHAGPGTLALINPDTPHTGRAGAPEGWRYAAVYPSPELVAAIAAETTTIRGAPGFIRPVLEDQYAVTLVHRVLRAAEEGNALAADTLLRVAVTRLLRLNGGPVPQRAVRTAGARTAARARAVLEERLVDPPSLERLATDLGVGPFALLRAFRDTYGMPPHAWLTDARVRAALRLLDTGTTPAEAAVAVGFTDQPHLNRHFTRIVGVPPGAYQRERKNVQDGESALLVPSGVWQNRRHPQA; encoded by the coding sequence ATGGCAGGTTCGGCGGAGCAGGCGCGGCACTGGCGGTACGCGGAGCTGCCCGGGGTCGACCTGCTGCGTGCCCACTACATCAACAAGACGTTCGTGCGACACACCCACGAGCACTTCGTGATCGCAGCGATCGCCGAAGGCGTCGACGTCTTCCACCACGGCGGTGCCGATCAGCACGCGGGACCGGGGACCCTGGCCCTGATCAACCCCGACACGCCCCACACGGGCCGGGCCGGTGCGCCCGAGGGCTGGCGGTACGCGGCGGTCTATCCGTCGCCGGAACTGGTCGCGGCCATCGCCGCGGAGACCACCACCATCCGAGGAGCCCCCGGCTTCATCCGCCCTGTGCTCGAGGACCAGTACGCCGTGACCCTCGTCCACCGGGTGCTGCGAGCCGCTGAGGAGGGCAACGCGCTCGCGGCCGACACCTTGCTCCGGGTGGCGGTGACCCGGCTGCTGCGGCTGAACGGCGGCCCCGTCCCGCAGCGTGCCGTGCGCACGGCCGGTGCCAGGACCGCGGCACGCGCGCGTGCCGTCCTGGAGGAGCGGCTCGTCGACCCGCCGAGCCTGGAGCGGCTCGCCACCGATCTCGGAGTCGGCCCCTTCGCCCTGCTGCGGGCCTTCCGGGACACGTACGGAATGCCTCCGCACGCCTGGCTCACCGACGCCCGTGTGCGCGCCGCACTGCGCCTCCTGGACACGGGAACGACACCCGCCGAAGCGGCCGTCGCCGTGGGCTTCACCGACCAGCCGCACCTGAACCGGCACTTCACGCGGATCGTCGGCGTGCCGCCCGGGGCGTACCAGCGTGAGCGCAAGAACGTACAAGACGGGGAATCGGCCCTGCTCGTACCGTCCGGCGTGTGGCAGAACAGACGACACCCGCAGGCATAA
- a CDS encoding AzlD domain-containing protein, whose product MNIWIAIGVTFVGCYLVKLAGLLVPAGALERPLVKRMAALLPVALLAALTAQQAFADGRALELDAKALGLAAAAVALLMRAPFLVVIGAAVVVTAGARALMG is encoded by the coding sequence TTGAACATCTGGATCGCGATCGGCGTGACCTTCGTCGGCTGTTACCTCGTGAAGCTCGCGGGCCTGCTGGTACCGGCGGGCGCCCTGGAACGCCCGCTCGTCAAGCGCATGGCCGCCCTGCTGCCCGTGGCGCTGCTGGCCGCGCTCACAGCCCAGCAGGCCTTCGCCGATGGCAGGGCCCTGGAGCTCGACGCGAAGGCCCTGGGGCTCGCGGCGGCGGCCGTGGCGCTGCTGATGCGGGCCCCGTTCCTGGTCGTCATCGGGGCGGCCGTGGTCGTCACGGCGGGGGCGCGGGCGCTCATGGGCTGA
- a CDS encoding helix-turn-helix domain-containing protein, whose translation MALSSEARSLAARCEPRVNELARRMARESFEELPGYAELPDDVKDLEIAATARHGVRLFLRRVSDRPGSHRLFRERAAQRAEEGMPLHLLLRTHALGVYVLWQALRDVARPGEEAALVELVDVLLQSHPAIVGAVAETYLDERSALEAEQRAQRKSLVRGLLDGMVPPGHVLLEQLRLAGPVLVLAVGFDGAPAEGPVAVRRRLRRVQTALDHAFEVEVLALLEADGGRVIVPQQCRPPEDLPRRLSKACDLPVRVAAVDAAGPEAVTDAARTATEILRITRACGMPPGLHRMEDVLLEYHLSRRNESSHLISALLDPVADRPELLETLRTHLGHQQERRATAAALGLHPNTVDNRLAKIGERTGIDLSAPRGTALAIAALLLREAEEPPSGDGPAVRP comes from the coding sequence GTGGCCCTGTCCTCCGAGGCGAGATCCCTCGCGGCGCGCTGCGAGCCCAGGGTCAATGAGCTGGCCCGCAGGATGGCCCGTGAGTCGTTCGAGGAGCTGCCCGGCTACGCGGAGCTCCCCGACGACGTGAAGGACCTGGAGATAGCCGCGACCGCACGCCACGGAGTGCGCCTCTTCCTGCGCCGCGTCTCCGATCGGCCCGGCAGCCACCGGCTCTTCCGCGAGCGGGCCGCACAGCGCGCGGAAGAGGGCATGCCGCTGCACCTCCTGCTGCGGACGCACGCTCTGGGGGTCTATGTCCTGTGGCAGGCGCTGCGCGACGTGGCCCGCCCCGGCGAGGAAGCGGCCCTGGTCGAGCTCGTGGACGTGCTGCTGCAGTCGCACCCGGCCATCGTCGGAGCCGTGGCCGAGACCTACCTGGACGAGCGATCCGCCCTGGAGGCCGAGCAGCGTGCCCAGCGCAAGTCCCTGGTCCGCGGTCTGCTCGACGGCATGGTGCCGCCCGGCCATGTGCTGCTCGAACAGCTGCGCCTCGCGGGGCCCGTGCTCGTCCTGGCGGTCGGCTTCGACGGGGCGCCGGCCGAGGGCCCCGTAGCGGTACGGCGGCGGCTGCGGCGGGTGCAGACCGCCCTGGACCACGCCTTCGAGGTGGAGGTGCTGGCCCTCCTGGAGGCCGACGGCGGACGGGTCATCGTGCCCCAGCAGTGCCGGCCGCCCGAAGACCTGCCGCGCCGCCTCAGCAAGGCCTGCGACCTTCCCGTACGCGTGGCCGCCGTGGACGCCGCCGGGCCCGAGGCCGTGACCGACGCGGCGCGGACCGCGACGGAGATACTGCGCATCACGCGCGCGTGCGGGATGCCTCCGGGACTGCACCGCATGGAGGACGTGCTCCTCGAGTACCACCTCTCCCGCCGCAACGAGAGCAGCCACCTCATCTCCGCGCTGCTCGACCCGGTCGCCGACCGCCCCGAGCTCCTGGAGACGCTGCGTACCCACCTCGGCCATCAACAGGAGCGCAGGGCGACCGCCGCAGCCCTCGGCCTGCACCCCAACACCGTGGACAACCGCCTCGCGAAGATCGGCGAACGCACCGGCATCGACCTGTCGGCGCCGCGCGGCACGGCACTCGCCATCGCGGCGCTGCTCCTGAGGGAGGCCGAGGAACCCCCGTCAGGCGATGGACCGGCCGTACGCCCGTAG
- a CDS encoding AzlC family ABC transporter permease, producing the protein MEHDDRSTGTPEKPDSAVVRDALGVGIAVGLSGFAFGVTSAGSGLTVLQTCALSLLVFTGASQFALVGALAGGGNPFTAAAGAFFLGVRNAFYGLRLSQLLALPRAVRPFAAHWVIDETTAVSLAQPTRRAARIGFTVTGLSLYLLWNLTTLLGALGAEAIGDTDVWGLDAAGPAVFLALLAPMLRTTTERAVAAVAVLLGLGLLPVLPAGVPVLVAALAVPAVLYVEGRKASAEGAACPDGAQNDTQAQNDTQAQNDTQAQNDSQKEDR; encoded by the coding sequence ATCGAGCACGACGACCGGTCGACCGGCACACCGGAGAAACCCGACTCCGCCGTCGTCCGCGACGCCCTCGGCGTCGGGATCGCCGTCGGACTCTCCGGCTTCGCCTTCGGGGTGACCTCGGCGGGCAGCGGCCTCACCGTGCTCCAGACCTGCGCGCTCAGCCTGCTGGTCTTCACCGGGGCCTCGCAGTTCGCACTGGTCGGGGCGCTTGCGGGCGGCGGAAATCCGTTCACCGCGGCGGCGGGCGCCTTCTTCCTCGGCGTACGCAACGCGTTCTACGGGCTGCGGCTCTCGCAGTTGCTGGCCCTCCCGCGCGCGGTGCGCCCGTTCGCCGCCCACTGGGTCATCGACGAGACCACCGCCGTCTCGCTCGCACAGCCGACACGGCGCGCCGCCCGCATCGGCTTCACCGTCACCGGACTGAGCCTCTACTTGCTGTGGAACCTCACCACGCTCCTCGGGGCGCTCGGCGCCGAGGCCATCGGTGACACCGACGTGTGGGGGCTCGACGCCGCGGGACCGGCGGTCTTCCTCGCGCTGCTCGCGCCGATGCTGCGGACGACTACGGAGCGGGCCGTGGCAGCGGTCGCGGTCCTCCTGGGGCTCGGCCTGCTACCCGTGCTGCCCGCCGGAGTGCCGGTCCTGGTGGCCGCACTCGCCGTGCCGGCGGTGCTCTACGTAGAGGGTCGCAAGGCATCCGCCGAGGGAGCCGCATGCCCCGACGGCGCCCAGAACGACACCCAGGCCCAGAACGACACCCAGGCCCAGAACGACACCCAGGCCCAGAACGACAGCCAGAAGGAAGACCGTTGA